A region of the Gemmatimonadota bacterium genome:
GGGTACGAAGAAGAAGACCTGGTGGTGGACTTGCTGACCTCGGCGCTGCTTTCCTGAATGCGGGACGTCGGGCAGCGTTCCGGCTGCGGCTCGTGACGCAAGCCCTCTTCGCGGGTCGCCGCCTGCCGCTGCCGGGCCGACGTCTGGCCGATGCCGGTCAGCCGGACGCTACATCCCCTCGACCCTGGGATCGATCCACATATACACGAAATCCACCACGATGTTGGCGCAGACCACCATCGCGGCCGAGAAGAGCACGACGCCCATGATCATGGGCACGTCAAGATTGAAGACCGACTGCAGGGCCAGGACGCCCAGGCCGGGCAGGGCGAAAACGTTTTCGGTAAACACCACGCCGCCCATGAGCGCCGCCATGTCGAGGCCGAGGACGGTGATGACGGGGATGACGGCGTTCCGCAGCCCGTGCTTGAACAGGACGACGTACTCGGGGATCCCCTTGGCGCGGGCAACGCGCACGTAATCGGCGTTCAGCACTTCCACCATGTTCGTGTGCACCAGCCGGGCGTAATAACCCGTAATCACCAGGGCGAGGGTCGCCGCCGGCAGGATGATGTGGGTCCAGCCCGCCCATCCGCCCACAGGAAACAGGCCGGTCCGGTAGGCCAGGTAGTACTGCAGCATGCGGGCCAGCCAGAAGACGGGCAGGGAAATGGCTACCA
Encoded here:
- a CDS encoding ABC transporter permease, with translation VLDALLARFPVTLSLALTAVCLWMLISVPLGILTAKYRGRAIDRTVLIVSLVAISLPVFWLARMLQYYLAYRTGLFPVGGWAGWTHIILPAATLALVITGYYARLVHTNMVEVLNADYVRVARAKGIPEYVVLFKHGLRNAVIPVITVLGLDMAALMGGVVFTENVFALPGLGVLALQSVFNLDVPMIMGVVLFSAAMVVCANIVVDFVYMWIDPRVEGM